The Seriola aureovittata isolate HTS-2021-v1 ecotype China chromosome 12, ASM2101889v1, whole genome shotgun sequence genome window below encodes:
- the LOC130178271 gene encoding transmembrane protein 200C, which yields MIATGGLLRMNRRQDSLRSKNRAENKRKRKSKKKKKNDVVVVKGKLNLCSPAGLVAAVGVIVLMVGISMAVLGYWPSQNQHEYQARRRTGAYHNRVSYSKSPPAPSNLTRNKPPSGQPNVFNQSHANSSAPNPSPHCGFLCDFLNNYLYSDNLKVFGPLVMGIGIFLFICANAVLHENRDKKTKIINLRDIYSTVIDLHSIRSKEYSPLNGLVNYTQSRSAEGPSGSFPASGMLTRSSWPSTGLSFQGELGGDEVFRHPSLASRPRSWSRDVQTFTDTVYSIYKDYSNSSKQAPQPRQWETTSIVTSSVNAFTLPVIKLNNCEVEESERAQAEGRSGEGVVIEAAAGNISEEGQASSSRTDETDTREKDILMTDPPPPHQSHEDISTDTADQQGAPQTQPQPQWTQLFPPSPVARAMGSRLSLNSLTDQPRSARRCSLSVSVCSQGDRARRFSCPRLERTNSKGYIKLTDLGGESFEAPDTDTSLVTTEQEVATDAAAAAAAAAEEEAQGEDDLVTPSTSAEY from the coding sequence ATGATAGCCACCGGGGGCCTGCTGCGCATGAACAGGCGCCAGGATTCCCTCCGCTCTAAGAACCgagctgaaaacaaaaggaagcggaaatccaaaaaaaagaagaagaacgacgtggtggtggtgaaggggAAGCTCAATCTGTGCTCCCCGGCCGGTTTGGTGGCCGCTGTTGGAGTTATAGTTCTCATGGTGGGGATTTCTATGGCCGTGCTGGGCTACTGGCCCAGCCAGAACCAGCACGAGTACCAGGCGCGCCGCAGAACTGGAGCGTACCACAACAGGGTGAGCTACTCCAAAAGTCCACCTGCTCCCTCAAACTTGACCCGTAATAAGCCTCCCTCCGGCCAGCCAAATGTATTCAACCAgagccatgctaacagcagcGCCCCCAACCCCTCCCCTCACTGTGGCTTCCTCTGTGACTTCCTGAACAATTACCTGTACTCAGACAATCTGAAAGTCTTCGGACCGCTGGTGATGGGAATCGgcattttcctcttcatctgcgCCAATGCAGTCCTCCATGAAAACCGAGACAAGAAAACTAAGATCATCAACCTGAGGGATATTTACTCCACGGTGATAGATCTGCACAGCATACGGTCGAAGGAGTACTCCCCTCTGAACGGTTTGGTGAACTACACTCAGTCGAGGAGCGCCGAGGGCCCGTCGGGCTCCTTCCCTGCAAGTGGGATGCTCACTCGCAGCTCCTGGCCCTCCACTGGACTTAGTTTCCAGGGCGAGTTAGGCGGCGATGAGGTGTTTAGACACCCGTCTTTAGCCAGCAGGCCTCGTAGCTGGTCCAGAGATGTCCAGACCTTCACAGACACTGTCTACAGCATCTACAAAGACTACAGCAATAGCAGCAAGCAGGCGCCACAGCCCCGACAGTGGGAGACCACCTCCATCGTCACCTCCTCTGTGAACGCTTTCACCCTCCCCGTGATCAAACTGAACAACTGTGAGGTGGAGGAGTCTGAGAGAGCGCAGGCAGAGGGGCGCTCGGGGGAAGGGGTCGTAATtgaggctgctgctggaaacattaGCGAGGAAGGACAGGCCAGCAGCAGCCGGACTGACGAGACTGACACCAGGGAGAAAGACATCCTGATGacagacccccccccaccccatcagAGCCATGAGGACATATCCACAGACACAGCtgaccagcagggggcgccGCAGACTCAGCCTCAACCACAGTGGACCCAGCTGTTTCCTCCATCACCTGTTGCCAGGGCGATGGGGTCGCGGCTGTCGCTCAACTCCCTCACGGATCAGCCCAGGTCTGCACGACGCTGcagcctgtctgtgtctgtgtgtagtcAAGGCGACAGAGCCAGGCGCTTCAGCTGCCCTCGTTTGGAGCGCACCAACAGTAAGGGCTACATCAAACTGACTGATCTGGGGGGCGAGTCCTTCGAAGCCCCCGACACAGACACTTCTTTAGTGACCACCGAACAGGAAGTAGCAAcagacgcagcagcagcagcagcagcagcagcggaggAAGAAGCTCAGGGAGAGGACGACCTGGTGACACCCAGCACCTCTGCAGAATACTAg